A genomic window from Populus nigra chromosome 7, ddPopNigr1.1, whole genome shotgun sequence includes:
- the LOC133699842 gene encoding inositol hexakisphosphate and diphosphoinositol-pentakisphosphate kinase VIP2-like isoform X4, with the protein MPTGGTDVKVYTVGPEYAHAEARKSPVVDGVVMRNPDGKEVRYPVLLTPNEKQMARDVCIAFSQAVCGFDLLRCEGRSYVCDVNGWSFVKNSYKYYDDAACVLRKLLLDAKAPHLSSAIPPTLPWKVNEPVQPSEGLTRQGSGIIGTFGQSEELRCVIAIIRHGDRTPKQKVKLKVTEEKLLNLMLKYNGGRPRSETKLKSAVQLQDLLDATRILVPRTRPGRESDSEAEDFEHAEKLRQVKAVLEEGGHFSGIYRKVQLKPLKWVKVPKSNGEGEEERPVEALMVLKYGGVLTHAGRKQAEELGRYFRNNMYPGEGTGLLRLHSTYRHDLKIYSSDEGRVQMSAAAFAKGLLDLEGPLTPILVSLVSKDSSMLDGLDNASIEMEEAKARLNEIITSVAKIVNSNGSSECPWMTDGAGLPSNASELLPNLVKLTKKVTEQVRLLAMDEDEELTETSSYDVIPPYDQAKALGKTNIDIDRIAAGLPCGSEGFLLMYARWKKLERDLYNERKERFDITQIPDIYDSCKYDLLHNAHLNLEGLDELFKVAQLLADGVIPNEYGINPKQKLKIGSKIARRLLGKILIDLRNTLEEAISVAELKCNQDQQSASKKNDKEDTDYQSKLFIKNEDMRRTSTTSEISMDQDDDDDKETKYRLDPKYANVKTPDRHVRTRLYFTSESHIHSLMNVLRYCNLDESLQGEDSLVCHSALERLYKTKELDYMSNIVLRMFENTEVALEDPKRFRIEMTFSRGADLSPLEKNDSEAISLHQEHTLPIMGPERLQEVGSYLTLEKMEMMFRPFAMPAEDFPPPSTPAGFSGYFSKSAAVLERLVNLWPFHKHDKHASANGK; encoded by the exons ATGCCAACTGGAGGAACAGATGTGAAG GTGTACACTGTTGGTCCTGAATATGCACATGCTGAGGCAAGGAAGTCTCCTGTTGTTGATGGTGTTGTCATGCGAAATCCTGATGGAAAGGAA GTGAGGTATCCTGTGTTACTGACACCTAATGAGAAGCAAATGGCAAGAGATGTTTGCATTGCATTTAGCCAGGCT GTTTGTGGGTTTGATCTCCTGCGTTGTGAAGGACGATCATATGTTTGTGATGTAAATGGATGGAGTTTTGTGAAAAATTCCTACAA ATATTATGATGATGCTGCTTGTGTGCTGAGAAAGTTGCTTTTGGATGCAAAAGCTCCTCACCTTTCATCAGCAATTCCGCCCACTTTACCATGGAAAGTCAATGAACCAGTCCAGCCTTCTGAGGGATTAACTCGTCAGGGAAGTGGGATTATTGGCACATTTGGGCAGTCTGAGGAGCTACGATGTGTGATTGCCATTATTCGGCA TGGTGATAGAACTCCCAAACAAAAGGTGAAGTTGAAGGTTACTGAGGAAAAGCTGCTAAACTTGATGTTAAAGTACAATGGGGGACGACCCAGATCTGAG ACAAAACTTAAAAGTGCTGTTCAATTACAAGATCTGCTAGATGCAACACGAATACTTGTACCTCGTACAAG GCCAGGTCGAGAAAGTGATAGTGAGGCAGAAGACTTTGAGCATGCTGAAAAGCTACGTCAAGTTAAAGCAGTTCTTGAGGAG GGGGGACATTTCTCTGGTATTTATAGGAAGGTCCAGCTTAAACCTCTAAAGTGGGTTAAAGTTCCGAAAAGTAATGGTGAAGGTGAGGAAGAACGACCAGTTGAAGCTCTCATGGTTCTTAAATATGGAGGTGTTCTTACCCATGCTGGCAGAAAGCAG GCAGAAGAACTGGGTAGATACTTTCGAAATAATATGTATCCAG GTGAAGGGACAGGCCTGCTTCGTCTTCATAGTACATATCGTCACGACCTTAAAATTTACAGCTCTGATGAAGGTCGTGTACAG ATGTCTGCAGCGGCATTTGCAAAGGGCCTCCTTGACCTGGAAGGACCGCTAACGCCAATTCTG GTTTCCCTTGTTAGCAAGGATTCCTCCATGCTGGATGGACTCGACAATGCCAGCATTGAGATGGAAGAAGCCAAG GCTAGGTTGAATGAGATTATAACTTCTGTTGCAAAGATAGTTAATAGCAATGGATCCTCTGAATGTCCTTGGATGACTGATGGAGCTGGACTACCTTCAAATGCTTCTGAACTTCTCCCTAACCTG GTAAAATTGACTAAGAAGGTGACAGAACAAGTGAGACTACTCGCCATGGATGAAGATGAAGAACTTACAGAGACAAGCTCATACGATGTAATTCCACCATATGACCAAGCAAAGGCTCTCGGTAAAACAAACATTGATATAGATCGTATTGCTGCTGGATTACCATGTGGAAGTGAGGGATTCCTGTTGATGTATGCTCGCTGGAAGAAGCTTGAAAGAGACTTGTATAATGAACGCAAAGA ACGGTTTGACATAACACAAATCCCTGATATTTATGACTCTTGCAA ATATGATCTGTTGCACAATGCTCACCTTAATCTAGAGGGGCTGGATGAACTCTTCAAAGTTGCTCAG TTACTTGCTGATGGTGTCATTCCTAACGAGTATGGAATTAATCCAAAGCAGAAATTGAAGATTGGCTCAAAG ATTGCTCGACGTCTGTTGGGTAAAATATTGATTGATCTTAGGAACACACTTGAGGAAGCCATTAGTGTTGCTGAATTAAAATGTAATCAAGATCAACAATCAGCTTCTAAGAAGAATGATAAGGAAGACACAGATTATCAGTCGAAGCTTTTCATCAAGAATGAAGACATGAGAAGAACTAGCACCACTAGTGAAATATCAATGGatcaagatgatgatgatgataaagagACGAAATACCGTTTGGATCCAAA GTATGCAAATGTAAAGACACCAGACCGCCATGTTCGTACACGCCTCTATTTTACATCG GAATCACATATCCATTCCCTTATGAATGTTCTCCGTTACTGTAACCTGGATGAATCTCTTCAAGGAGAGGATAGCCTTGTTTGCCATAGTGCCTTGGAGCGTTTATACAAAACCAAGGAGCTTGATTACATGAGCAATATTGTACTTAGGATGTTTGAGAATACTGAG GTCGCTTTAGAAGACCCAAAAAGGTTCCGCATAGAGATGACTTTCAGCCGTGGTGCAGACTTGTCTCCATTGGAG AAGAACGACAGTGAGGCCATCTCATTGCATCAGGAGCACACTCTTCCGATAATGGGTCCAGAAAGGCTGCAAGAAGTGGGATCCTATCTAACATTAGAGAAAATGGAGATGATGTTTCGTCCTTTTGCTATGCCAGCGGAAGACTTTCCTCCACCTTCCACCCCTGCAGGATTCTCAGGCTACTTCTCAAAAAGTGCAGCAGTCCTTGAGCGCCTTGTTAATCTCTGGCCCTTCCATAAGCATGACAAGCATGCAAGTGCTAATGGAAAGTAG